From the genome of Amia ocellicauda isolate fAmiCal2 chromosome 14, fAmiCal2.hap1, whole genome shotgun sequence, one region includes:
- the LOC136768420 gene encoding single-pass membrane and coiled-coil domain-containing protein 3-like, with amino-acid sequence MALSELVFHNSERRDRLCRLNQTFLEKMNNNFRATNKLSEVLNENFSCKFQPIAVDKDKTVKENCDIFLEAVKKIQVKIEEIDSRLKEKLEPSCYQEILAMKMPSTETLRKAQAVLEGIAGISLVVFGALKFLGPRLSLIVSPVLGVSACIGSLVLSVLGLGLELVFGAIEKSRLDDAIRKHEKVLEEFGPASDAYHDGIVYVTVKIEIMTSHT; translated from the coding sequence ATGGCTCTGAGCGAACTGGTCTTCCACAACTCTGAGAGACGCGACCGTCTCTGCCGGCTCAACCAGACCTTCCTGGAGAAGATGAACAACAACTTCCGCGCCACCAACAAGCTCTCCGAGGTCCTGAACGAGAACTTCTCCTGCAAGTTCCAGCCCATCGCTGTGGACAAGGACAAGACGGTGAAGGAGAACTGTGACATCTTCCTGGAAGCAGTGAAGAAGATCCAGGTGAAGATCGAGGAGATCGACAGCAGGCTGAAGGAAAAACTGGAGCCCAGTTGTTACCAGGAGATCCTGGCCATGAAAATGCCTTCGACTGAGACCTTGAGGAAGGCACAGGCTGTCCTGGAGGGCATTGCTGGCATTTCTTTAGTTGTTTTCGGTGCACTGAAATTTCTTGGTCCTCGCCTCAGTCTCATTGTTTCACCTGTGCTTGGTGTTTCTGCTTGTATTGGATCTCTTGTACTTTCTGTGCTGGGTTTGGGCCTAGAACTGGTTTTTGGCGCCATAGAGAAGAGTAGGCTGGATGATGCCATCAGAAAGCATGAGAAGGTGCTGGAGGAGTTCGGGCCGGCCTCTGATGCCTACCATGATGGTATTGTGTACGTGACAGTGAAAATCGAGATAATGACTAGTCACACTTAG
- the LOC136768418 gene encoding single-pass membrane and coiled-coil domain-containing protein 3 produces MALSECVFNNNERRDRLCRLNQTIVEKIKNNFRATNKLSEVLNEHFSCRFQPIAVDEGKTVKENCDFFLKALMKIQAKIEEIDSRLKEKLEPHCYQEILAMKTPSTEQWRKVHNALNGVVSVVSVIACGVLIYLIKNGIIFRSIVTTVGRIAAGFLGCVVISLLGMGIDLICGAIEKSKLDDAIREHEKVLEEFGPASDAYYDGIMQVMARIQVMSELQG; encoded by the coding sequence ATGGCTCTGAGCGAATGTGTCTTCAACAACAACGAGAGACGCGACCGTCTCTGCCGGCTCAACCAGACAATCGTGGAGAAGATAAAGAACAACTTCCGCGCCACCAACAAGCTCTCCGAGGTCCTGAACGAGCACTTCAGCTGCAGGTTCCAGCCCATCGCCGTGGACGAGGGCAAGACGGTGAAGGAGAACTGCGACTTCTTCCTGAAAGCACTGATGAAGATCCAGGCAAAGATCGAGGAGATCGACAGCAGGCTGAAGGAAAAACTTGAGCCCCATTGTTACCAGGAGATCCTGGCCATGAAAACGCCTTCGACTGAACAATGGAGGAAGGTGCACAATGCACTGAACGGGGTCGTTTCTGTTGTCTCCGTGATTGCTTGTGGTGTACtgatatatttaattaagaatGGTATCATTTTTAGAAGCATCGTCACAACTGTGGGCAGAATTGCTGCTGGTTTTTTGGGATGTGTTGTAATTAGTCTGCTGGGGATGGGCATTGACCTGATTTGTGGTGCCATAGAGAAGAGTAAGCTGGATGATGCCATCAGAGAGCACGAGAAGGTGCTGGAGGAGTTTGGGCCGGCCTCTGATGCCTACTATGATGGTATCATGCAGGTGATGGCAAGAATTCAGGTGATGAGTGAACTCCAGGGTTAG
- the LOC136768427 gene encoding thialysine N-epsilon-acetyltransferase-like has translation MEFTIRECEAKDCKDISRMIMELAVHLKLPEQVKVSRKELEQDGFSGQPFFKCLIVEVSDENKSRDGHTMVGYALYFYSYSTMKGKALYMEDLYIMPEFRGKGLGKALLKRVAQISREQRCKRLQFMVQDWNRPSLEFYLQHGAKDLTAAEGWHVLRFEGGALDTLAQAAPEN, from the exons ATGGAGTTCACGATACGGGAATGTGAAGCCAAGGACTGCAAAGATATATCCCGCATGATCATG GAACTGGCTGTTCATTTAAAACTGCCTGAGCAAGTTAAAGTCTCTCGCAAAG agctggagcaggacgGCTTCTCTGGCCAGCCGTTCTTCAAGTGCCTGATAGTTGAGGTGTCTGACGAGAACAAGAGCAGAGACG ggCACACTATGGTGGGGTATGCGCTGTACTTCTACAGCTACAGCACCATGAAGGGGAAGGCACTGTACATGGAGGACCTGTACATTATGCCTGAGTTCCGCG GAAAGGGCCTAGGAAAAGCGCTGTTGAAGAGAGTGGCCCAG ATCAGCCGGGAGCAGCGATGCAAACGGCTGCAATTTATGGTGCAGGACTGGAACAGACCGTCACTGGAGTTTTACCTCCAGCACGGGGCCAAGGACCTCACCGCCGCTGAGGGCTGGCATGTCCTGCGCTTTGAGGGGGGTGCCCTGGACACACTGGCACAGGCAGCGCCCGAGAACTGA